One region of Ornithorhynchus anatinus isolate Pmale09 chromosome X5, mOrnAna1.pri.v4, whole genome shotgun sequence genomic DNA includes:
- the PPIC gene encoding peptidyl-prolyl cis-trans isomerase C isoform X3, translating to MVFFDVRIGDKNMGRIVIGLFGKVVPKTVENFIALATGEKGYGYKGSKFHRVIKDFMIQGGDFTAGDGTGGKSIYGENFPDENFRLKHYGIGWVSMANAGPDTNGSQFFITVTKPSWLDGKHVVFGKVIDGMAVVHSIELQQTDDHDRPLSDCVIVNSGKIAVKEPFVIEVDDW from the exons ATG GTATTTTTTGATGTCAGGATTGGAGACAAAAACATGGGCAGAATTGTAATCGGCTTGTTTGGAAAAGTCGTACCTAAGACAGTGGAGAATTTCATTGCCTTAGCAACAGGGGAA AAAGGCTATGGGTACAAAGGAAGCAAATTCCATCGTGTGATCAAAGACTTCATGATTCAGGGAGGTGACTTCACCGCTGGAGATGGCACTGGAG GTAAGAGTATCTATGGAGAAAACTTTCCGGATGAAAACTTCCGACTCAAACATTATGGAATTGGATGGGTCAGCATGGCAAACGCTGGCCCGGACACCAATGGTTCTCAGTTCTTCATCACCGTGACAAAGCCTTCCTGGCTGGATGGCAAACACGTGGTGTTCGGCAAAGTCATCGATGGAATG GCTGTAGTGCACTCCATAGAACTTCAACAGACCGATGACCACGATAGACCTCTTTCCGACTGTGTGATCGTCAACAGTGGCAAGATAGCTGTGAAAGAGCCATTTGTGATTGAAGTTGATGACTGGTAG
- the PPIC gene encoding peptidyl-prolyl cis-trans isomerase C isoform X2: protein MGRIVIGLFGKVVPKTVENFIALATGEKGYGYKGSKFHRVIKDFMIQGGDFTAGDGTGGKSIYGENFPDENFRLKHYGIGWVSMANAGPDTNGSQFFITVTKPSWLDGKHVVFGKVIDGMAVVHSIELQQTDDHDRPLSDCVIVNSGKIAVKEPFVIEVDDW from the exons ATGGGCAGAATTGTAATCGGCTTGTTTGGAAAAGTCGTACCTAAGACAGTGGAGAATTTCATTGCCTTAGCAACAGGGGAA AAAGGCTATGGGTACAAAGGAAGCAAATTCCATCGTGTGATCAAAGACTTCATGATTCAGGGAGGTGACTTCACCGCTGGAGATGGCACTGGAG GTAAGAGTATCTATGGAGAAAACTTTCCGGATGAAAACTTCCGACTCAAACATTATGGAATTGGATGGGTCAGCATGGCAAACGCTGGCCCGGACACCAATGGTTCTCAGTTCTTCATCACCGTGACAAAGCCTTCCTGGCTGGATGGCAAACACGTGGTGTTCGGCAAAGTCATCGATGGAATG GCTGTAGTGCACTCCATAGAACTTCAACAGACCGATGACCACGATAGACCTCTTTCCGACTGTGTGATCGTCAACAGTGGCAAGATAGCTGTGAAAGAGCCATTTGTGATTGAAGTTGATGACTGGTAG
- the PPIC gene encoding peptidyl-prolyl cis-trans isomerase C isoform X1, whose amino-acid sequence MGSIGVGGRLLPLVLLAGLGALVQSSGAGGVRKRGPTVTAKVFFDVRIGDKNMGRIVIGLFGKVVPKTVENFIALATGEKGYGYKGSKFHRVIKDFMIQGGDFTAGDGTGGKSIYGENFPDENFRLKHYGIGWVSMANAGPDTNGSQFFITVTKPSWLDGKHVVFGKVIDGMAVVHSIELQQTDDHDRPLSDCVIVNSGKIAVKEPFVIEVDDW is encoded by the exons ATGGGGTCGAtcggggtcgggggtcggctCCTGCCCCTGGTGTTGCTCGCGGGGCTCGGGGCCCTGGTGCAAtcttcgggggccgggggcgtccgGAAGAGGGGGCCGACAGTGACAGCTAAG GTATTTTTTGATGTCAGGATTGGAGACAAAAACATGGGCAGAATTGTAATCGGCTTGTTTGGAAAAGTCGTACCTAAGACAGTGGAGAATTTCATTGCCTTAGCAACAGGGGAA AAAGGCTATGGGTACAAAGGAAGCAAATTCCATCGTGTGATCAAAGACTTCATGATTCAGGGAGGTGACTTCACCGCTGGAGATGGCACTGGAG GTAAGAGTATCTATGGAGAAAACTTTCCGGATGAAAACTTCCGACTCAAACATTATGGAATTGGATGGGTCAGCATGGCAAACGCTGGCCCGGACACCAATGGTTCTCAGTTCTTCATCACCGTGACAAAGCCTTCCTGGCTGGATGGCAAACACGTGGTGTTCGGCAAAGTCATCGATGGAATG GCTGTAGTGCACTCCATAGAACTTCAACAGACCGATGACCACGATAGACCTCTTTCCGACTGTGTGATCGTCAACAGTGGCAAGATAGCTGTGAAAGAGCCATTTGTGATTGAAGTTGATGACTGGTAG